GACTTGCGTTTGCCTCCTAGGAATTCAGATATCATGGCCCCGGGCCGGGTCAGGAGTCCTTTGAAGGTCTGGTACAGCGGAGCCTCCAGATTGAAGACCGTACTGCTTATCTGAGAGCCTATCTCTCTGAAGCTCACCCGGGAGACCGATGCCCGTTGACCGCAGCTAGGGCAGAAGTCCCCATCACGCTTCACGCCACAGTTCAAGCACCCTTTTTGTTGGTCCATCGTCATTTCGGTGGATTGAAAATAACCTTTTGGCCTCTTTTCTCCTTTTCTTCGCAGCGCATGTCCCAAACCTCTATAGATAAAGACTTCATCCTCTCAGTCAAGATGGCCATCGAGCGCATGGACCTCCCCTTTCTGAGGGAGCAGATGGGTGAGCTACACCCCGCTGACATTGCTGAGGTACTGGATGCAGTCAATATGGATGAGGCCAAATCCCTCTATCGCCTGCTCGGAGACGAGAAAGCGGCCGAGGTGATGATGGAATTGGAAGAGGATGTCCGGGAGAAATTCTTAGACGCACTTTCTTCCAAACACATCGCAGAAAAGGTCATCGAGAACATAGACACCGATGACGCAGCGGACCTCTTGGGTGAACTCTCGGAAGAGAAGAAAGCAGAGGTCCTTTCTCATGTGGAGGATCCAGAATATGCGAGTGATATCGTCCAACTACTGTCCTATGAAGAAGACACAGCCGGTGCCCTGATGGGTACCGAGTTGGTCAAGGTACATGTGGACTGGACCGTCACCCGTGCAGTGCGAGAGATGCGTAAGCAAGGTGAAGAGGTCACTGATGTCTTCACCGTATACGTGGTGGATGAGCGTGAGACCCTCCTAGGTAGTCTTTCCTTCAAGCGACTCTTCTTCTCGGCTTCCAGCATGAAATCCACTATCCGTGAGCTTTTTGAAGAGCAGGAATTGCGTAGCGTGACCCCTGATACTGCGGCTGAAGAAGTGGTGCGTATCATGAAAAAGTACGACCTCGTAGTGCTACCTGTAGTCAATGAGAGCGGTCGACTATTGGGACGGATCACCATCGATGACGTGGTCGACTTCATGCAAGAAGAGGCAGAACGCGATTACGCAATGGCAAGTGGTATCTCCCAGAAAGTAGAGAGTGATGATTCCATCTGGCTGCTGACCCGTGCCCGATTGCCTTGGCTGCTGATCGGTCTTCTAGGAGGAATCCTCGTAGCACAGGTCATTGCGATATACGAACATCAGATCCAGGTCGATCCAAAACTCGCCTTCTTCATACCCTTGATCGCGGCCATGGGTGGAAATGTAGGTGTACAATCCTCGGCCATTGTGGTACAGGGATTGGCCAATAAGAGCCTCCTAGCGCACGATATCTTTGGACGGCTCACCAAGGAATTGGGAGTCGCCCTCTTCAATGGAGTCATCTGTGCGGCCCTTTTACTCGGTTTCAATATGCTCTTCAGCACGAGCATGGAGCTGAGTTACACGGTGAGCATTGCGCTTTTCTCCGTGATCATCTTCGCGGGTCTATTCGGCACTTTCATTCCCCTTGCTCTGGACAAATTCAAGATCGACCCTGCTTTGGCCACAGGACCATTCATAACTACCATGAATGATATCGTGGGCTTGGTCATCTATTTCTGGGTGGGCTCCATGATGTATGGAATGGCCTAGTTGTTCCTTGAGAGTTATCCTTCATTCAT
Above is a genomic segment from Flavobacteriales bacterium containing:
- the mgtE gene encoding magnesium transporter — protein: MSQTSIDKDFILSVKMAIERMDLPFLREQMGELHPADIAEVLDAVNMDEAKSLYRLLGDEKAAEVMMELEEDVREKFLDALSSKHIAEKVIENIDTDDAADLLGELSEEKKAEVLSHVEDPEYASDIVQLLSYEEDTAGALMGTELVKVHVDWTVTRAVREMRKQGEEVTDVFTVYVVDERETLLGSLSFKRLFFSASSMKSTIRELFEEQELRSVTPDTAAEEVVRIMKKYDLVVLPVVNESGRLLGRITIDDVVDFMQEEAERDYAMASGISQKVESDDSIWLLTRARLPWLLIGLLGGILVAQVIAIYEHQIQVDPKLAFFIPLIAAMGGNVGVQSSAIVVQGLANKSLLAHDIFGRLTKELGVALFNGVICAALLLGFNMLFSTSMELSYTVSIALFSVIIFAGLFGTFIPLALDKFKIDPALATGPFITTMNDIVGLVIYFWVGSMMYGMA
- a CDS encoding DUF3667 domain-containing protein, with the translated sequence MDQQKGCLNCGVKRDGDFCPSCGQRASVSRVSFREIGSQISSTVFNLEAPLYQTFKGLLTRPGAMISEFLGGKRKS